A section of the Rhizobium sp. BG4 genome encodes:
- a CDS encoding transporter substrate-binding domain-containing protein, producing the protein MLFRRTILAGLAALTLSPLAAVADTLPDLGGKTVVVVTENAYPPLQFVDPKSGKQIGWEYDAMNEIAKRLNFKVEYQNTSWDAMIQAVSDNQYNIGMTGITIKDDRKAKVDFSDPYMRSQQFMLVRADESRFTDGKTFGAFKDGLVGAQPGTSPFYTAVYEILDGNEQNPRIKLFETFGATVQALKTGDVDTVLTDGVAAKGYVDASNGALKVIGGPLGTEDFGFIFPKGSDLVAPVNAAIASLKADGTLDALNKKWFLDYKMGQ; encoded by the coding sequence ATGCTTTTCCGCCGCACCATTCTCGCAGGCCTTGCCGCTCTCACGCTCTCGCCGCTCGCGGCCGTCGCCGACACCCTGCCCGATCTCGGCGGCAAGACGGTCGTCGTGGTCACCGAGAACGCCTATCCGCCGTTGCAGTTCGTCGACCCGAAGTCCGGCAAGCAGATCGGCTGGGAATATGATGCGATGAACGAGATCGCCAAGCGGCTGAACTTCAAGGTCGAGTACCAGAACACCAGCTGGGACGCGATGATCCAGGCCGTCTCCGACAATCAGTACAACATCGGCATGACCGGCATCACCATCAAGGACGACCGCAAGGCGAAGGTTGATTTCTCCGACCCCTATATGCGCTCGCAGCAGTTCATGCTGGTCCGCGCCGATGAGAGCCGCTTCACCGACGGCAAGACCTTTGGCGCCTTCAAGGACGGCCTGGTCGGCGCTCAGCCTGGCACCTCGCCCTTCTACACCGCCGTCTACGAGATCCTCGACGGCAACGAGCAGAACCCGCGCATCAAGCTCTTCGAAACCTTCGGCGCCACCGTTCAGGCGCTGAAGACCGGCGACGTCGATACCGTGCTGACCGACGGCGTGGCCGCCAAGGGCTATGTCGATGCCTCGAACGGCGCGCTGAAGGTCATCGGCGGCCCGCTCGGCACCGAGGATTTCGGCTTCATCTTCCCGAAGGGTTCGGACCTTGTCGCGCCCGTCAATGCGGCGATCGCCAGCCTGAAGGCCGACGGTACGCTCGACGCCCTGAACAAGAAGTGGTTCCTCGACTACAAGATGGGCCAGTAA